One window from the genome of Thermodesulfobacteriota bacterium encodes:
- the dnaE gene encoding DNA polymerase III subunit alpha — protein MQHSRFVHLHVHTQYSLLDGAIRPEALFKLARKYKMPAVAMTDHGNLFGAVEFYRKATAAGVKPIIGCEVYVAPGHRTDRTPPSRGEGGGGHGSAYHLVLLVKNAKGYQNLCKLLTKAYLEGFYYKPRVDKELLSEYGEGLIALSACLHGEVSHLLNRGLTDKAVKAAGEYREIFSDRRFFLELQSNGMEEQKKVNKGLIEISGKLDLPVVATNDCHYLTKEEARAHDILLCVQTGTTVNAKDRMRFQTDEFYFKSPREMEEAFKEVPEAIENTVEIAERCNMEMRFGEYHLPEFPVPEGDSLTSHLEAKAQRGLDRRLTAMREKGGDVESVKWQYYDRLKKELKVINGMGFPGYFLIVSDFIDHARKMGIPVGPGRGSAAGSLVAYSLGITGLDPIRYNLLFERFLNPDRVSLPDIDIDFCIEARDEVIKYVTEKYGADNVTQIITFGQMKARAVIRDVGRALDMPYAEVDRIAKLVPNQLDITIDKALKEEPKLKKLVEDDGRVKELIEAARSLEGLPRHASTHAAGVVISNRPLVEHLPLYMGQKDNIITTQFPMNDVEKIGLVKFDFLGLKNLTVIARTVDEVKRNHGVEIEIDALPLDDKPSYRIMGLGNTNGVFQLESSGIKDLLRKLKPESFEDLMAAVALYRPGPLQSGMVDDFIKRKHKKASIPYEVPQLKDILENTYGVMVYQEQVMEIARSLAGFTPGEADVLRKAMGKKVPEVMLEQREKFLDGARAKKIPPKKAERIFDLMANFAGYGFNKSHSAAYAFIAYQTAYLKAHYPVEFMAALLSANMGDTDKVMKYMGECKDMAIEVLPPNLNESAVDFAVKGNTIRFGLAAVKNVGSAAIESMLTVRDGESGGPFASLMDFMSRVDLRKSNKKVVESLIKCGAFDFTKSSRAALMASLDRSLETAQRIHKDRELGQTSLFGDAGGGNGADAVREADPVQDLPEWPDKELLAYEKETLGFYISSHPLTGRAKELELRASDTTGSLKDRRQGSEVSLGGMIAGIRETRTKKGD, from the coding sequence ATGCAGCACTCAAGGTTCGTACACCTCCACGTCCACACCCAGTACAGTCTCCTCGACGGCGCCATAAGGCCCGAGGCGCTCTTTAAGCTCGCCCGCAAATACAAGATGCCGGCCGTGGCCATGACCGACCACGGAAACCTCTTCGGCGCCGTGGAGTTCTACCGTAAGGCGACCGCCGCCGGGGTAAAGCCCATCATAGGCTGCGAGGTCTACGTCGCGCCCGGCCACCGTACCGACAGGACGCCTCCTTCGAGGGGAGAGGGAGGAGGGGGGCACGGGTCGGCCTACCACCTGGTCCTCCTGGTAAAGAACGCAAAGGGCTACCAGAACCTCTGCAAGCTCCTTACCAAGGCCTACCTCGAGGGCTTTTACTACAAGCCCCGGGTCGATAAGGAACTCTTGAGCGAGTATGGAGAGGGGTTGATAGCCCTTAGCGCGTGCCTCCACGGCGAGGTCTCGCATCTCCTGAACAGAGGGCTTACGGATAAAGCCGTAAAGGCGGCCGGGGAGTACCGCGAGATATTCTCCGACAGGAGGTTCTTCCTTGAGCTCCAGAGTAACGGCATGGAGGAGCAGAAGAAGGTCAACAAGGGGCTCATCGAGATAAGCGGCAAGCTCGACCTGCCGGTTGTGGCGACCAACGACTGCCACTACCTTACGAAAGAAGAGGCGCGGGCGCACGACATACTGCTCTGCGTACAGACCGGCACCACGGTAAACGCGAAGGACAGGATGCGCTTTCAGACCGACGAGTTCTACTTCAAGAGCCCGCGCGAGATGGAGGAGGCCTTCAAGGAGGTCCCCGAGGCCATAGAGAACACGGTGGAGATAGCCGAGCGCTGCAACATGGAGATGAGGTTCGGGGAGTACCACCTGCCGGAGTTCCCCGTGCCCGAGGGGGATAGCCTGACGAGCCACCTGGAGGCAAAGGCGCAGAGGGGGTTGGACCGCAGGCTCACCGCCATGAGGGAGAAGGGTGGAGATGTCGAGTCGGTCAAGTGGCAGTATTACGACCGCCTCAAGAAGGAGCTCAAGGTCATAAACGGCATGGGTTTTCCCGGCTACTTCCTTATAGTCTCGGACTTCATAGACCATGCGAGGAAGATGGGCATCCCGGTCGGGCCGGGCCGGGGCTCGGCCGCGGGCTCTCTCGTGGCCTACTCGCTCGGCATAACCGGGCTCGACCCCATACGCTATAACCTCCTCTTCGAGCGTTTTCTGAACCCCGACCGCGTCAGCCTCCCGGACATAGACATAGACTTCTGCATCGAGGCCAGGGACGAGGTGATAAAGTACGTCACCGAGAAGTACGGCGCGGATAACGTCACGCAGATCATAACCTTCGGGCAGATGAAGGCCAGGGCCGTCATAAGGGACGTGGGTAGGGCCCTTGACATGCCCTACGCCGAGGTGGACAGGATCGCCAAGCTCGTCCCGAACCAGCTCGACATAACCATAGACAAGGCCCTTAAGGAGGAGCCGAAGCTCAAAAAACTCGTTGAGGACGACGGACGCGTTAAGGAGCTAATAGAGGCGGCCCGCTCCCTCGAGGGGCTTCCCCGCCACGCCTCCACGCACGCCGCCGGCGTGGTCATCTCCAACAGGCCGCTCGTCGAGCACCTCCCCCTTTACATGGGCCAGAAGGACAACATAATAACCACGCAGTTCCCGATGAACGACGTCGAGAAGATAGGGCTCGTCAAGTTCGACTTCCTGGGCCTGAAGAACCTCACGGTCATAGCCAGGACCGTGGACGAGGTGAAGCGGAACCACGGGGTGGAGATCGAGATCGACGCTCTCCCCCTCGACGACAAGCCGAGCTACCGGATTATGGGGCTCGGCAACACCAACGGGGTATTCCAGCTCGAAAGCTCCGGGATAAAGGACCTCCTGAGGAAGCTCAAGCCCGAGAGCTTCGAGGACCTTATGGCGGCGGTCGCCCTCTACAGACCCGGCCCGCTCCAGAGCGGCATGGTCGACGACTTCATAAAGCGGAAGCACAAGAAGGCGTCCATACCCTACGAGGTCCCGCAGTTGAAGGACATACTCGAGAACACCTACGGGGTCATGGTCTACCAGGAGCAGGTGATGGAGATAGCCAGGTCGCTGGCCGGCTTCACCCCCGGAGAGGCGGACGTCTTGAGGAAGGCCATGGGCAAGAAGGTCCCGGAGGTGATGCTCGAGCAAAGGGAAAAATTCCTGGATGGGGCCAGGGCCAAGAAGATACCGCCGAAGAAGGCCGAGAGGATTTTCGACCTCATGGCGAACTTCGCCGGTTACGGCTTCAATAAGAGCCACAGCGCGGCCTACGCGTTTATCGCCTACCAGACGGCCTACCTTAAGGCCCATTACCCCGTGGAGTTCATGGCCGCGCTCCTATCGGCCAACATGGGGGACACCGACAAGGTAATGAAGTACATGGGCGAGTGCAAGGACATGGCTATAGAGGTCCTGCCGCCCAACCTGAACGAAAGCGCCGTCGATTTTGCCGTAAAGGGGAACACGATCAGGTTCGGGCTCGCGGCAGTGAAGAACGTTGGGAGCGCGGCCATCGAGTCCATGCTCACGGTGCGGGACGGAGAGAGTGGCGGCCCCTTTGCCTCGCTCATGGATTTTATGAGCCGGGTGGACCTGAGGAAGTCCAATAAGAAGGTGGTCGAGAGCCTTATTAAGTGCGGGGCGTTCGACTTCACGAAGAGTTCGAGGGCCGCCCTTATGGCCTCGCTCGACCGCTCGCTCGAGACCGCGCAGAGGATACATAAGGA